One region of Mycolicibacterium insubricum genomic DNA includes:
- a CDS encoding 3-hydroxybutyryl-CoA dehydrogenase, protein MTTKAIERVGIVGAGQMGSGIAEVCARAGANVKVYDTTEAFVTAGRTRITKSLERGVSAGKITERERDRALDGLSFTTDLADLADRQLVVEAVIEDDAVKAKIFAELDALITDPDAVLASNTSSIPIMKIAAATKNPSRVIGLHFFNPVPVLPLVELVSTLVTDPAAADRAEAFADGVLGKQVVRCSDRSGFVVNALLVPFLLSAIRMREAGFASVEDIDKAVVAGLSHPMGPLRLSDLVGLDTLKLIADKMYAEFKDPFYGCPPLLERMVEAGMLGKKSGQGFYRY, encoded by the coding sequence GTGACAACGAAAGCGATCGAGCGGGTCGGCATCGTCGGTGCCGGGCAGATGGGTTCCGGTATCGCCGAGGTCTGCGCCCGGGCCGGAGCCAACGTCAAGGTCTACGACACCACCGAGGCGTTCGTGACCGCCGGCCGCACCCGGATCACCAAGTCGCTGGAGCGCGGGGTGAGCGCGGGCAAGATCACCGAGCGGGAACGCGACCGGGCCCTGGACGGACTGTCGTTCACCACCGACCTCGCCGACCTGGCCGACCGCCAGCTCGTCGTCGAGGCCGTCATCGAGGACGACGCCGTCAAGGCGAAGATCTTCGCCGAGCTCGACGCCCTGATCACCGACCCCGACGCGGTGCTCGCCTCGAACACCTCCAGTATCCCGATCATGAAGATCGCCGCCGCCACCAAGAACCCGTCGCGGGTGATCGGTCTGCACTTCTTCAACCCGGTGCCGGTGCTGCCGCTGGTGGAGCTGGTCAGCACGCTGGTCACCGACCCCGCCGCCGCGGACCGCGCCGAGGCGTTCGCCGACGGCGTGCTGGGCAAGCAGGTCGTCCGCTGCTCGGACCGGTCCGGCTTCGTCGTCAACGCGCTGCTGGTGCCGTTCCTGCTGTCGGCCATCCGGATGCGGGAGGCGGGTTTTGCCAGCGTCGAGGACATCGACAAGGCGGTGGTGGCCGGGCTGTCGCACCCGATGGGCCCGCTGCGGCTGAGCGACCTCGTCGGCCTGGACACCCTCAAGCTGATCGCCGACAAGATGTACGCCGAGTTCAAGGACCCGTTCTACGGATGCCCGCCGTTGCTGGAGCGCATGGTCGAAGCAGGGATGCTGGGCAAGAAGTCCGGCCAGGGATTTTATCGCTACTAG
- a CDS encoding cyclopropane mycolic acid synthase family methyltransferase, giving the protein MSQVEADLAPYYEESQSIYDVSDDFFALFLDPTMGYTCAYFERDDMELEEAQNAKFDLALGKLNLEPGMTLLDIGCGCGWGGALRRAVEKFDVNVIGITLSKNQSAYSRKLLAGIPTQRTVEVRMQGWEEFEDKVDRIVSIGAFEAFKAERYPAFFAKAYDILPEDGRMLLHTILAHTQKFFRDNGIKLTISDLKFMKFIGEEIFPGGQLPAVEDIEKLAADSNFTLERVHLLQPHYAKTLDLWAANLEANKDAAIAMQGQEVYDKYMHYLTGCADFFHRGITNVGQFTLAKGGATA; this is encoded by the coding sequence ATGTCTCAGGTTGAAGCGGACCTTGCGCCGTACTACGAGGAATCTCAGTCGATCTACGACGTCTCGGACGACTTCTTCGCGCTGTTCCTCGACCCGACCATGGGCTACACCTGCGCGTACTTCGAGCGTGACGACATGGAACTGGAAGAGGCACAGAACGCGAAGTTCGACCTGGCACTGGGCAAGCTCAACCTGGAGCCCGGCATGACGTTGCTGGATATCGGCTGTGGCTGTGGCTGGGGCGGGGCGCTGCGCCGGGCCGTGGAGAAGTTCGACGTCAACGTCATCGGCATCACGTTGAGCAAGAACCAGAGCGCCTACAGTCGCAAGCTGCTGGCCGGCATCCCCACCCAGCGCACTGTCGAGGTGCGGATGCAGGGTTGGGAGGAATTCGAGGACAAGGTGGACCGGATCGTGTCCATCGGCGCGTTCGAGGCGTTCAAGGCCGAGCGGTATCCGGCGTTCTTCGCCAAGGCCTACGACATCCTGCCCGAGGACGGCCGGATGCTGCTGCACACGATCCTGGCGCACACGCAGAAGTTCTTCCGGGACAACGGCATCAAGCTGACCATCTCGGACCTGAAGTTCATGAAGTTCATCGGCGAGGAGATCTTCCCGGGTGGGCAGTTGCCCGCGGTGGAGGACATCGAGAAGCTGGCCGCCGATTCGAACTTCACCCTGGAGCGGGTGCACCTGCTGCAGCCGCATTACGCCAAGACCCTGGACTTGTGGGCCGCCAACCTGGAGGCCAACAAGGACGCGGCGATCGCCATGCAAGGCCAAGAGGTTTACGACAAGTACATGCACTACCTGACCGGCTGCGCGGACTTCTTCCACCGCGGCATCACCAATGTCGGCCAGTTCACGCTGGCCAAGGGCGGCGCGACCGCCTGA
- a CDS encoding polyphosphate kinase 2 family protein: MSALPDLWTHKPRSVLTFRPGTRVADIDTNATPGFSGEKSDAPDLQAERNGVFAALQEQLYACGKTGTDSRSVLLVLQGMDTAGKGGIVEHVVGAGNPMGIRYTSFGVPTAEERAHHYLWRIRNALPGPGKIGVFDRSHYEDVLVVRVHELVPPDVWGARYDEINAFEKELTDAGTAIVKVAMFVSLDEQKRRLAERLERPDKYWKYNPGDLDERALWPAYQDAYQTVLDRTSTEYAPWHVVPCDRKWYARLAVTELLIEALHGMQLSWPPADFDVEAEKKRLASA, from the coding sequence ATGTCAGCGCTGCCCGACCTCTGGACCCACAAACCGCGTTCGGTACTCACCTTCCGCCCGGGCACCCGAGTCGCCGATATCGACACTAACGCCACCCCCGGCTTCTCCGGCGAGAAGTCCGACGCCCCGGACCTGCAGGCCGAGCGCAACGGGGTGTTTGCCGCGCTGCAGGAACAGCTCTACGCGTGCGGCAAGACCGGCACCGACAGCCGCAGCGTCCTGCTGGTGCTCCAAGGCATGGACACCGCCGGCAAGGGCGGCATCGTCGAGCACGTGGTCGGCGCCGGGAACCCGATGGGCATCCGGTACACCAGCTTCGGTGTCCCGACGGCCGAGGAACGCGCACACCACTACCTGTGGCGCATCCGCAACGCGCTGCCCGGGCCGGGGAAGATCGGGGTGTTCGACCGCAGCCATTACGAGGACGTGCTGGTGGTCCGGGTGCACGAACTGGTCCCGCCCGACGTGTGGGGCGCGCGCTACGACGAGATCAACGCCTTCGAGAAGGAGCTGACCGACGCCGGCACCGCCATCGTCAAGGTGGCCATGTTCGTCTCCCTCGACGAGCAGAAACGCCGGCTGGCCGAGCGGCTGGAGCGGCCCGACAAGTACTGGAAGTACAACCCGGGCGATCTGGACGAACGCGCGCTGTGGCCGGCCTACCAGGACGCCTACCAGACCGTGCTGGACCGCACATCCACCGAGTACGCGCCCTGGCACGTGGTGCCCTGCGACCGCAAGTGGTACGCCCGGCTGGCGGTGACCGAGCTGCTCATCGAGGCCCTGCACGGTATGCAGCTGTCCTGGCCGCCGGCCGACTTCGACGTCGAGGCAGAGAAAAAGCGCCTGGCCTCCGCGTAG
- a CDS encoding TetR/AcrR family transcriptional regulator, whose amino-acid sequence MTQQPQPGVVKIDGRKRRWHQHKVDRRNELVDGTLEAIRQRGRDVSMDEIAAEIGVSKTVLYRYFVDKNDLTTAVMMRFAQTTLIPNMAAALSAHLDGYDLVREIIRVYVETVAAEPEIYPFVFANSSASKSKVIADSERIIAGMLTVMFRRRMQDFGMDTKGVEPWAYMIVGGVQLATHSWMSHRRMSSDELIDYLTMMAWSSLCGIVEVGGSLEVFRNTEHPSPVLPPKVDPA is encoded by the coding sequence GTGACCCAGCAGCCGCAGCCCGGCGTCGTCAAGATCGACGGCCGCAAACGTCGCTGGCACCAACACAAGGTGGACCGGCGCAACGAGTTGGTGGACGGCACCCTGGAGGCCATCCGGCAGCGCGGACGCGACGTCAGCATGGATGAAATCGCCGCTGAGATCGGCGTTTCCAAGACCGTCCTGTACCGCTACTTCGTCGACAAGAACGACCTCACCACGGCCGTGATGATGCGGTTCGCCCAGACCACGCTGATCCCGAACATGGCCGCCGCGCTGTCGGCGCATCTGGACGGCTACGACCTCGTCCGGGAGATCATCCGGGTCTACGTGGAGACCGTCGCCGCCGAGCCCGAGATCTACCCGTTTGTCTTCGCGAACAGCTCCGCCAGCAAAAGCAAGGTGATCGCCGACAGCGAACGGATCATCGCCGGGATGCTGACCGTGATGTTCCGTCGGCGGATGCAGGATTTCGGCATGGACACCAAAGGTGTCGAGCCCTGGGCGTACATGATCGTCGGCGGCGTCCAGCTGGCCACCCACTCCTGGATGTCACACCGGCGGATGAGCTCCGACGAGCTGATCGACTACCTGACGATGATGGCGTGGAGCTCGCTGTGCGGGATCGTCGAGGTCGGCGGCTCGCTCGAGGTGTTCCGCAACACCGAACACCCCTCCCCCGTGCTGCCCCCGAAGGTCGACCCCGCCTGA
- a CDS encoding DUF445 domain-containing protein, which produces MTRAALTDSLAESFAGADVEADAERRRGLRRMKAVALGFLIGATLIFGVCTWIESLGEPPAWVGYVSAAAEAGMVGALADWFAVTALFKHPLGLPIPHTAIIRRKKDQLGEGLGTFVRENFLSPQVVETKIRDADIPARLGDWLIDPGHAMRVATETATVLRVAVELLNDDDVQQVIDRMIVRRIAEPQWGPPVGRVLSTLLAERRQEALLQLLADRAFEWALAAGDTIDRVVTRDSPSWSPRFVDHLVGDRIHRELMDFTDKVRRDPNHELRRSATRFLFEFAEDLQNDPMTIAKAEAVKEQLMGRDEVTRAAETAWRTLKTLVLDGVEDPSSTLRLRIADSVIGIGESLQAEPETRAKVEDWIVRGAKHLVAQYGVEITSIITETIERWDADDASRRIELHVGRDLQFIRINGTVVGSLAGLVIYTVAQIIF; this is translated from the coding sequence GTGACGCGTGCAGCTCTGACCGACTCGTTGGCCGAATCCTTCGCGGGTGCGGATGTGGAGGCCGACGCCGAGCGGCGCCGGGGGTTGCGCCGGATGAAGGCTGTCGCGCTGGGATTCCTGATCGGCGCGACGCTGATCTTCGGTGTCTGCACCTGGATCGAGTCTCTCGGCGAGCCGCCGGCATGGGTCGGCTACGTGAGCGCGGCCGCCGAGGCGGGCATGGTCGGTGCGCTGGCCGATTGGTTCGCCGTCACCGCGCTGTTCAAGCACCCTCTCGGCCTGCCGATCCCGCACACCGCGATCATCCGGCGTAAGAAGGACCAGCTCGGCGAGGGGCTGGGCACCTTCGTCCGGGAGAACTTCCTGTCCCCACAGGTCGTCGAGACCAAGATCCGCGACGCCGACATCCCGGCGCGCCTCGGTGACTGGCTGATCGACCCGGGGCACGCCATGCGGGTGGCCACCGAGACCGCGACGGTGCTGCGGGTGGCGGTGGAATTGCTCAACGACGACGACGTGCAGCAGGTCATCGACCGGATGATCGTGCGCCGGATCGCCGAGCCGCAGTGGGGCCCGCCGGTGGGCCGGGTGCTCTCCACGCTGCTGGCCGAGCGGCGCCAGGAGGCGTTGCTGCAGCTGTTGGCCGACCGGGCGTTCGAGTGGGCCCTCGCTGCCGGCGACACCATCGACCGGGTGGTCACCCGGGATTCGCCGAGCTGGAGCCCGCGCTTCGTCGATCACCTGGTCGGTGACCGGATCCACCGGGAGCTGATGGATTTCACCGACAAGGTGCGCCGCGATCCCAACCACGAGTTGCGTCGGTCGGCCACCCGGTTCCTGTTCGAGTTCGCCGAGGACCTGCAGAACGATCCGATGACGATCGCCAAGGCTGAGGCGGTCAAGGAACAGCTGATGGGCCGCGACGAGGTCACCCGGGCCGCCGAGACGGCCTGGCGGACGCTCAAGACGCTGGTGCTCGACGGGGTCGAGGACCCGTCGAGCACGCTGCGGCTGCGGATCGCCGATTCGGTGATCGGCATCGGCGAGTCGTTGCAGGCGGAGCCCGAGACCCGGGCCAAGGTTGAGGACTGGATCGTGCGCGGGGCCAAACATCTCGTCGCGCAGTACGGGGTGGAGATCACCTCGATCATCACCGAGACCATCGAGCGGTGGGACGCCGACGACGCCAGCCGGCGGATCGAGTTGCACGTCGGCCGGGATCTGCAGTTCATCCGGATCAACGGCACCGTGGTGGGGTCGCTGGCCGGGCTGGTCATCTATACAGTGGCGCAGATCATATTCTGA
- a CDS encoding helix-turn-helix domain-containing protein — MTQDENLATVVTAAASDIGEFIKSQREAAQVSIRQLAARAGVSNPYLSQIERGLRKPSAEVLGQIAKALRVSAEVLYIRAGILEPAESNAVRDAVINDIAITERQKQSLLDIYASFLRQNELDQLESAPAEPPPPPPPPALPLAVVEEPTTD, encoded by the coding sequence GTGACCCAGGACGAGAACCTGGCCACCGTGGTCACCGCCGCCGCGTCCGACATCGGCGAGTTCATCAAGTCGCAGCGCGAGGCGGCCCAGGTCTCGATCCGCCAGCTCGCCGCCCGAGCGGGGGTGAGCAACCCGTACCTGAGCCAGATCGAGCGCGGATTGCGCAAGCCGTCGGCGGAGGTGCTCGGCCAGATCGCCAAGGCCCTGCGCGTCTCGGCCGAGGTGCTCTACATCCGCGCCGGCATCCTGGAACCGGCCGAGAGCAACGCCGTGCGCGACGCGGTGATCAACGACATCGCCATCACCGAACGGCAGAAGCAGTCCCTGCTGGACATCTACGCATCGTTCCTGCGGCAGAACGAACTCGACCAGCTCGAGTCCGCGCCCGCCGAACCACCGCCGCCACCGCCGCCACCGGCTCTGCCGTTGGCCGTCGTTGAGGAGCCAACCACTGACTGA
- a CDS encoding heparin-binding hemagglutinin: MAENTVEELKAPLLAAVGAADLALATVNEIVATLRERAGEAGERAGEARERLTSGREEARDRLTKLQEELPEQLGELREKLTADELRKVAEGYAESAQATYSKLVERGEAALERLRNQPAIEQVTDRAEGYVDQAVELTQDALGNVAAQTRAVGERAAKLVGVELPKKVDEAVLDAEVKVEGAAAAVKKAPAKKAPAKKAAPAAAKKAAPAKKAPAKKVTQK, encoded by the coding sequence ATGGCTGAGAACACTGTTGAAGAACTGAAGGCCCCGCTGCTGGCCGCCGTCGGCGCTGCCGACCTGGCCCTGGCGACCGTCAACGAGATCGTCGCGACCCTTCGCGAGCGTGCCGGCGAGGCCGGCGAGCGCGCCGGTGAGGCCCGTGAGCGCCTCACCTCGGGCCGCGAAGAGGCCCGTGACCGGCTGACCAAGCTGCAGGAAGAGCTGCCCGAGCAGCTCGGTGAGCTGCGCGAGAAGCTGACCGCCGACGAGCTGCGCAAGGTCGCCGAGGGCTACGCCGAGTCCGCCCAGGCCACCTACTCGAAGCTGGTCGAGCGCGGCGAGGCCGCCCTTGAGCGCCTGCGCAACCAGCCCGCCATCGAGCAGGTCACCGACCGCGCCGAGGGCTACGTGGACCAGGCCGTCGAGCTGACCCAGGACGCCCTGGGCAACGTGGCCGCGCAGACCCGCGCCGTGGGTGAGCGTGCCGCCAAGCTGGTCGGCGTCGAGCTGCCCAAGAAGGTCGACGAGGCCGTGCTGGACGCCGAGGTCAAGGTCGAGGGTGCCGCCGCCGCGGTGAAGAAGGCCCCGGCCAAGAAGGCTCCGGCCAAGAAGGCCGCCCCGGCCGCCGCCAAGAAGGCCGCCCCGGCCAAGAAGGCTCCGGCCAAGAAGGTCACCCAGAAGTAA
- a CDS encoding DUF2516 family protein, whose product MFYLVFVLALAVLVMAGYAAVHAGLQRPDAYTAVGKLTKPVWLLILVAAVGLAVLGVLYHSITGIAIAACASGVYLADVRPKLLEIQGKSR is encoded by the coding sequence ATGTTCTATCTCGTGTTCGTGCTGGCCCTCGCGGTGCTGGTGATGGCGGGATACGCGGCCGTACATGCCGGGCTGCAGCGCCCGGACGCCTATACCGCGGTCGGGAAGCTGACCAAGCCGGTGTGGCTGCTCATCCTGGTGGCGGCCGTCGGGCTGGCGGTGCTAGGCGTGCTCTACCACTCGATCACCGGCATCGCGATCGCCGCGTGCGCGTCCGGGGTGTACCTGGCCGACGTGCGCCCCAAACTCCTGGAAATCCAGGGAAAGTCACGCTGA
- a CDS encoding DUF2599 domain-containing protein, whose protein sequence is MRIAAVVLTAGLALAALVSPAQAEADVDIAPPYIDHTEWTSWDGKASLRVYPTPAGRAAATAPGGSLLTGEAWSEVLALQPDADTAGMADQFSCHWHWAEFAEPGKSSWNLEPWRPVVTGSQMLAAHCNPGGPEERL, encoded by the coding sequence ATGCGTATCGCCGCTGTCGTGCTGACCGCCGGTCTGGCATTGGCCGCCCTGGTCTCCCCGGCTCAGGCGGAGGCCGACGTCGACATCGCGCCGCCCTATATCGACCACACCGAATGGACGTCCTGGGACGGCAAGGCCAGCCTGCGGGTCTACCCGACGCCGGCCGGGCGGGCCGCCGCGACGGCGCCGGGCGGATCGCTGCTGACCGGTGAGGCCTGGTCGGAGGTGCTGGCGCTGCAACCCGACGCCGACACCGCCGGCATGGCCGACCAGTTCAGCTGCCACTGGCACTGGGCGGAGTTCGCCGAGCCCGGCAAGTCCAGCTGGAACTTGGAACCGTGGCGGCCCGTCGTCACCGGCTCGCAGATGCTGGCCGCCCACTGCAACCCCGGCGGCCCGGAGGAGCGGCTCTAG
- a CDS encoding LmeA family phospholipid-binding protein — translation MTNPPQGPGAPDDAQWAQRPPQQPPVPPQQPPVEPTVQIPRQDPDATIAIQQATSQAAAPQPAAARATPAAVPAAEMPAESEPGKIRRLLSDPLSVGLVIVIVVALGFAGLIGGELYSRHRADQIVSAIVACVVKDDATASFGAMPPFLWQHFTRDYSEISVETAGNQIRDASGMKLNLELRDVSLSDSGDSAGTIGSVVANVDWATSGIKTTVQNALPLVGSMVSSVTTNPSAGTITVDAGLATIVARPTVVNGALSLQVVSLTGLGLMLPKETVQPLLDAATADLTKDYPMGIKADSVTVTDSGVRTQLSAQNATIPKSGNDPCFQGI, via the coding sequence GTGACGAATCCGCCGCAGGGCCCCGGTGCTCCCGACGACGCGCAATGGGCGCAGCGCCCGCCGCAGCAGCCACCGGTTCCGCCGCAGCAGCCCCCGGTCGAGCCGACGGTGCAGATCCCCCGCCAGGATCCCGACGCCACCATCGCCATCCAGCAGGCGACATCCCAGGCCGCCGCGCCGCAGCCGGCTGCAGCCCGGGCGACGCCCGCCGCGGTCCCGGCGGCCGAGATGCCGGCGGAGTCCGAACCCGGGAAGATCCGCCGCCTGCTGTCGGACCCGCTGTCGGTCGGCCTGGTCATCGTCATCGTCGTCGCGCTCGGCTTCGCCGGGCTGATCGGCGGTGAGCTGTACTCCCGGCACCGCGCCGACCAGATCGTCAGCGCCATCGTCGCGTGCGTGGTCAAGGACGACGCCACCGCGTCGTTCGGCGCGATGCCCCCGTTCCTGTGGCAGCACTTCACCCGCGACTACTCCGAGATCAGCGTCGAGACCGCGGGCAATCAGATCCGCGACGCCAGCGGGATGAAGCTGAACCTCGAGCTGCGCGACGTGTCGCTGTCCGACAGCGGCGATTCCGCCGGCACCATCGGATCGGTGGTCGCCAACGTGGACTGGGCCACCTCCGGCATCAAGACGACCGTGCAGAACGCCCTGCCGCTGGTCGGTTCGATGGTGTCCTCGGTGACCACCAACCCCAGCGCCGGCACCATCACCGTCGACGCCGGCCTGGCCACCATCGTCGCCCGCCCCACCGTCGTCAACGGCGCACTGTCTCTGCAGGTGGTCAGCCTGACCGGGCTCGGGCTGATGCTGCCGAAGGAGACCGTGCAGCCGCTGCTGGACGCCGCGACCGCGGATCTGACCAAGGACTACCCGATGGGTATCAAGGCCGACAGCGTGACGGTCACCGACTCCGGTGTGCGCACCCAGCTGTCCGCGCAGAACGCGACCATCCCCAAGAGCGGCAACGACCCCTGCTTCCAGGGGATCTAG
- a CDS encoding carbon-nitrogen hydrolase family protein: MRIALAQIAAGTDPDVNLATVAEHTARAAADGARLVVFPEATMCRFGTSLREIAEPFDGRWADGVRAVADEHGVTVVAGMFCPAGDGRITNTLLATGGGVAARYDKIHLYDAFGFTESRTVAPGDRAVLIEVDGVTVGLTTCYDIRFPELYVELARRGTTLITVSASWGAGPGKAEQWTLLARARALDVGGYVAAVDQAYPGAEIAKLGPTGVGASLLASPWGEPLVTAGAEPSLLMCDIDPAVAVTARETLGVLTARNHR; this comes from the coding sequence ATGCGGATCGCCCTGGCCCAGATCGCCGCCGGCACCGACCCGGACGTCAATCTGGCGACGGTCGCCGAGCACACCGCGCGGGCCGCCGCGGACGGGGCACGGCTGGTGGTGTTCCCGGAGGCCACCATGTGCCGGTTCGGCACCTCACTGCGGGAGATCGCCGAACCGTTCGACGGGCGGTGGGCCGACGGCGTGCGGGCGGTGGCCGACGAGCACGGCGTCACCGTCGTCGCCGGGATGTTCTGCCCGGCCGGTGACGGCCGGATCACCAACACGCTGCTGGCCACCGGCGGCGGGGTGGCGGCCCGCTACGACAAGATCCACCTCTACGACGCATTCGGGTTCACCGAGTCGCGCACCGTCGCCCCGGGTGACCGGGCGGTGCTGATCGAGGTCGACGGTGTCACCGTCGGCCTGACCACCTGCTACGACATCCGGTTCCCCGAGCTGTACGTCGAGTTGGCGCGCCGCGGCACGACGCTGATCACCGTCAGCGCGTCGTGGGGCGCCGGCCCGGGCAAGGCCGAGCAGTGGACCCTGCTGGCCCGGGCCCGGGCACTCGACGTCGGCGGCTACGTCGCCGCCGTCGACCAGGCCTATCCCGGTGCCGAGATCGCGAAGCTGGGCCCGACGGGCGTCGGCGCCAGCCTGCTGGCCTCGCCGTGGGGTGAGCCGCTGGTCACCGCGGGTGCCGAGCCGTCGTTGCTGATGTGCGACATCGACCCGGCGGTGGCCGTCACCGCCCGGGAGACCCTGGGCGTGCTGACCGCCCGCAACCACCGCTGA
- a CDS encoding SAM-dependent methyltransferase, with amino-acid sequence MSKPLGAKPLGVITRGTTGRNRLRRSDRWLVHHPRVQRVLAEASDPLVVDLGYGALPVTTLELAARLRRLRADVRVTGLEIDPARVAAAAPSAGAGVEFARGGFELAGLRPVLVRAFNVLRQYPEAEVPAAWQRLRAGITGDGLIVDGTCDELGRRCCWVLLDAGGPVSLTLACDPRRIEVPSDLAERLPKALIHHNIPGEPIHDLLTAADAAWASAAGQSVFGPRVRWRAMLERLAATGVPVEQPRRRLRDGILTVPWEFVAPAAGPSL; translated from the coding sequence ATGTCCAAACCACTCGGTGCCAAACCCCTCGGTGTCATCACCCGCGGCACCACCGGCCGCAACCGGCTGCGGCGCAGCGACCGGTGGCTGGTGCACCACCCCCGGGTACAACGCGTGCTCGCCGAGGCCTCCGACCCGCTGGTGGTGGATCTGGGCTACGGCGCCCTGCCGGTGACGACCCTGGAGCTGGCGGCCCGGTTGCGCCGGCTGCGCGCCGACGTCCGGGTGACCGGGCTGGAGATCGACCCGGCGCGGGTGGCCGCCGCGGCCCCGTCGGCCGGCGCCGGGGTGGAGTTCGCCCGCGGCGGGTTCGAACTGGCCGGGCTGCGCCCGGTGCTGGTGCGGGCGTTCAACGTACTGCGCCAGTACCCGGAGGCCGAGGTGCCCGCGGCGTGGCAGCGGCTGCGGGCCGGCATCACCGGTGACGGGCTGATCGTCGACGGGACCTGCGACGAGCTGGGCCGGCGCTGCTGCTGGGTGCTGCTGGACGCCGGCGGGCCGGTCAGCCTGACCCTGGCGTGCGATCCGCGCCGCATCGAAGTGCCCTCGGACCTGGCCGAACGACTACCCAAGGCGCTGATTCACCACAACATCCCCGGCGAGCCGATCCACGACCTGCTGACCGCCGCCGACGCCGCGTGGGCGTCAGCCGCCGGGCAGTCGGTGTTCGGGCCGCGGGTGCGCTGGCGGGCCATGCTCGAGCGGTTGGCCGCCACCGGGGTGCCCGTCGAGCAACCGCGGCGCCGGCTGCGCGACGGGATACTGACGGTTCCGTGGGAGTTCGTCGCACCGGCTGCCGGTCCTAGTCTGTAA
- a CDS encoding DUF2505 domain-containing protein: MPRSFDITAAYDSSVEVVLAAFADEQYWLTRLAESGADEAILDELVVGADGAILVRTTQVLHRNKLPGVVAQFHRGDLRITRREQWSAVSDGTAGATVSGAIPGAPVSLNGDALLAPLDVGSARLVLRASVDVRVPLVGSKIEKMLGGQLTELMQIEQRFTTEWIAGRR, translated from the coding sequence ATGCCGCGTTCATTCGACATCACCGCTGCCTATGACAGCAGTGTCGAGGTCGTACTGGCGGCATTCGCCGACGAGCAGTACTGGCTCACCCGCCTCGCCGAATCCGGCGCCGACGAGGCGATCCTCGACGAGTTGGTGGTGGGCGCCGACGGCGCGATCCTGGTCCGCACCACGCAGGTGCTGCACCGCAACAAGCTGCCCGGGGTGGTCGCCCAGTTCCACCGGGGCGACCTGCGGATCACCCGCCGCGAACAGTGGAGCGCGGTGTCCGACGGCACCGCCGGGGCCACCGTCTCCGGCGCCATCCCCGGCGCCCCGGTGTCGCTGAACGGCGACGCGTTGCTGGCGCCGCTCGATGTCGGCTCGGCGCGGCTGGTGCTGCGGGCCAGCGTCGACGTCCGGGTGCCGCTGGTCGGCAGCAAGATCGAGAAGATGCTCGGCGGGCAGCTCACCGAACTGATGCAGATCGAGCAGCGCTTCACCACCGAGTGGATCGCCGGCCGGCGCTGA